The proteins below are encoded in one region of Reichenbachiella sp. 5M10:
- the greA gene encoding transcription elongation factor GreA, whose translation MAISYYTAEGLKKLKDELNDLRTKGRTDIAKQIAEARDKGDLSENAEYDAAKDAQGLLELKIAKLEVVVGDARVMDASQIDLTKVSVLCTVKIKNVKNGMEMKYTLVAESEADLKAGKISVESPLGKGLLGKKVGEKAIVKAPAGDIEFEILDIGM comes from the coding sequence ATGGCAATTTCATATTATACGGCAGAGGGATTGAAAAAGCTCAAGGATGAGCTCAATGACCTAAGAACAAAAGGAAGGACGGACATCGCAAAGCAAATTGCGGAAGCGCGTGATAAGGGAGACCTTAGTGAGAATGCGGAGTACGACGCAGCAAAGGATGCTCAGGGCTTGCTAGAGCTCAAAATTGCTAAGCTCGAGGTTGTCGTAGGAGATGCGAGAGTGATGGATGCGTCGCAGATCGATTTGACCAAAGTATCCGTGTTGTGTACTGTAAAGATCAAGAACGTCAAGAATGGTATGGAAATGAAGTACACGTTGGTGGCTGAATCTGAGGCAGATCTAAAGGCGGGTAAAATCTCAGTGGAGTCTCCGTTGGGTAAAGGGCTGCTTGGTAAAAAGGTAGGAGAGAAGGCGATTGTCAAGGCCCCCGCTGGAGACATTGAATTTGAAATCCTAGATATAGGAATGTAA
- a CDS encoding WD40 repeat domain-containing protein has product MPSLPQVEIRKVHSYTGHQDAVYTLEAGATDNLFYSAGGDGHIIEWDLHHFESGRLIAKVPTSVYALSYVPELDVLIVGQNYEGIHLIQLSDKKELGSLNLGKLAIFDIQVYKGLILVAMAEGEFYIIDFKSLKVLKRSVLSEKNLRKILVTEQGKCQVGVSDGQIVTIDLTTHLIENHTVVHDNSVFGMAWHAQDQVLLSGSRDAKLKYWKGVELSTLESINAHMYAINDIVFRPDHQYFATASMDKTIKVWDYAQRRLIKVIDKARHGGHLSSVNKLLWTKFDDYLISCSDDRSISVWDINIAK; this is encoded by the coding sequence ATGCCGTCTCTACCCCAAGTAGAAATTCGTAAAGTACACAGCTATACAGGGCACCAAGATGCAGTGTATACTTTGGAAGCCGGAGCGACAGACAACTTGTTTTACTCTGCAGGAGGGGATGGACACATCATCGAGTGGGATTTGCATCACTTCGAGAGCGGGAGGCTTATCGCCAAAGTGCCTACCTCCGTTTACGCACTGTCTTATGTGCCGGAGTTAGACGTGTTGATTGTGGGGCAAAATTACGAAGGGATTCATCTCATTCAGCTCTCGGACAAGAAGGAACTCGGCTCGCTTAATCTTGGTAAACTGGCCATTTTTGATATTCAAGTATACAAAGGGCTCATACTGGTGGCGATGGCCGAGGGCGAGTTTTATATCATTGATTTCAAAAGTCTAAAGGTGCTCAAGCGTTCGGTTCTGTCGGAAAAAAACCTTCGAAAAATACTTGTGACAGAGCAGGGAAAGTGTCAGGTAGGAGTTAGCGACGGACAGATCGTGACGATTGATCTCACAACTCATCTTATCGAAAATCATACTGTCGTTCATGACAATTCAGTGTTTGGGATGGCTTGGCATGCTCAGGATCAAGTGTTGCTGTCAGGGAGTAGGGATGCGAAGCTCAAATACTGGAAAGGGGTCGAGTTGTCCACTCTGGAAAGTATCAATGCACACATGTACGCGATCAACGATATAGTCTTTCGTCCCGATCATCAGTATTTTGCCACAGCCAGCATGGACAAGACGATCAAGGTGTGGGATTATGCACAGCGCAGACTCATCAAGGTGATAGACAAAGCACGGCACGGAGGACATTTGTCCTCAGTCAATAAACTGCTTTGGACTAAA
- the arsA gene encoding arsenical pump-driving ATPase encodes MTDPTSYLFFTGKGGVGKTSLACATAVDLADAGKTVLLVSTDPASNLKDVLDSPVDETIQTIRGVDNLYAININPEFAAEEYRRRVIELIEGMATEAEINKIREDLSGACTTEIASFDEFSRFVSSESEGEKFDVIIFDTAPTGHTLRLLELPAAWSSFTDENPDGASCLGPTSALKSGKARYHLVVERLRDAKLTTFNLVSRAEKASLKEAARTSKELKELGMTNQRLHINGVYKAIDKQDPLAIRMEDMAAEQLQTIPQNLGGLPFTSYPLLPYNVLGIEKLRSLFDSALQRTISEKIVADVAVSPSGLKGIDRLVAELCQEQQSGLVMTMGKGGVGKTIAASAIAVLLANKGFEVLLTTTDPAAHIQDFMDQLGEIPKTLTVERIDPKVETQRYMEKVLSQKGKGKSEEAKKLIQEDLKSPCTEEVAVFHAFSKAISMAKRQFVVMDTAPTGHTLLLLDTAGSYHRDIMRNNLNMRRIKTPYMSLQDPKLAKTILVSLPETTPMREAVALQEDLKRAGISPYAWLINQSLSMHSGISDPLLKSRASNETDVIQAIQSNHAQRTFGIPFVADKQLLPALLEGYYEYSE; translated from the coding sequence ATGACTGATCCAACTTCATATTTGTTTTTTACAGGAAAAGGAGGCGTGGGAAAAACTTCTTTGGCCTGTGCAACAGCCGTTGACTTGGCAGATGCAGGAAAAACCGTATTACTCGTAAGTACAGATCCTGCATCTAATCTAAAAGATGTTTTAGACAGCCCAGTGGATGAAACGATCCAAACGATACGTGGGGTGGACAATCTTTATGCTATTAATATTAATCCCGAATTTGCGGCCGAAGAGTATCGAAGAAGAGTCATAGAACTTATAGAGGGCATGGCTACAGAAGCAGAAATCAACAAAATCAGAGAAGACCTTTCGGGAGCTTGTACCACAGAGATCGCTTCTTTTGATGAGTTTTCGCGCTTTGTGTCTAGCGAATCCGAAGGAGAAAAATTTGATGTCATTATTTTCGACACTGCACCCACGGGGCATACCTTGCGATTGCTCGAGTTGCCTGCGGCTTGGTCTAGTTTTACAGACGAAAATCCCGACGGTGCTTCTTGCCTTGGTCCAACCTCTGCACTTAAAAGTGGAAAAGCAAGGTATCATTTGGTTGTAGAAAGGTTGCGAGACGCTAAGCTGACGACCTTTAACCTTGTCTCGAGAGCAGAAAAAGCCTCTTTGAAAGAAGCCGCTAGGACAAGCAAGGAATTGAAGGAGTTGGGAATGACCAATCAACGGTTGCACATTAATGGGGTTTACAAAGCCATAGACAAACAAGATCCACTTGCAATTAGGATGGAGGATATGGCAGCCGAACAACTCCAAACGATTCCTCAGAACTTGGGCGGGTTGCCATTCACAAGCTATCCACTTTTACCTTACAACGTACTGGGTATAGAAAAACTGCGCTCACTGTTCGATAGTGCATTGCAAAGAACAATTTCAGAAAAGATCGTTGCAGATGTCGCGGTATCTCCATCCGGTCTAAAAGGAATCGATCGCTTGGTTGCCGAACTTTGCCAAGAGCAGCAAAGTGGCCTTGTCATGACTATGGGTAAAGGTGGGGTAGGCAAAACCATCGCCGCATCGGCCATTGCTGTGTTGTTGGCAAACAAAGGCTTTGAAGTCTTGTTGACCACTACAGATCCTGCCGCGCATATTCAGGATTTTATGGATCAATTGGGCGAAATCCCCAAAACACTGACGGTAGAACGCATAGATCCTAAGGTAGAAACACAGCGCTATATGGAAAAGGTTTTGTCACAAAAAGGAAAGGGGAAATCGGAAGAGGCTAAAAAACTAATTCAAGAAGATTTAAAGTCCCCTTGCACTGAAGAAGTAGCCGTTTTTCATGCTTTTTCTAAAGCCATCAGTATGGCAAAAAGACAGTTTGTGGTCATGGATACCGCACCTACGGGGCACACCTTGTTGTTGCTCGATACGGCCGGAAGCTATCATAGAGACATCATGCGAAATAACCTGAACATGAGGCGCATAAAGACACCATACATGTCTTTGCAAGATCCCAAGCTAGCCAAGACCATTCTCGTGTCATTGCCCGAAACAACTCCAATGCGCGAAGCAGTTGCCCTGCAAGAGGACCTGAAAAGAGCAGGGATAAGTCCTTACGCTTGGTTAATTAACCAAAGTCTTTCTATGCATTCGGGTATTTCAGATCCTTTGTTGAAAAGTAGAGCCAGTAATGAAACGGACGTTATACAGGCCATTCAGTCCAATCATGCCCAGAGAACCTTTGGGATTCCATTTGTCGCAGATAAACAATTGCTTCCTGCCTTGTTAGAGGGATATTATGAATACTCAGAATAG
- a CDS encoding aconitate hydratase produces MAFDLDMIKKVYSQMGDRINKAKELTGKPLTLSEKILYSHLYDGGPTETYTRGESYVDFAPDRIACQDATAQMALLQFMQAGKLKVAVPTTVHCDHLIQAKIGAAADLQNAINTSNEVFNFLDSVSSKYGIGFWKPGAGIIHQVVLENYAFPGGLMIGTDSHTVNAGGLGMVAVGVGGADAVDVMAGMAWELKFPKLIGVKLTGKMNGWTSAKDVILKVAGILTVKGGTGAIVEYFGEGAKNLSCTGKGTICNMGAEIGATTSTFGYDDSMERYLRATGRAEVADLANGIKEHLTGDAEVYANPEKYFDQVIEIDLDTLSPHVNGPFTPDLATPIAEMAEKAKANDWPTKVEWGLIGSCTNSSYEDMSRAASIAEQAVAKGLKPKAEFGINPGSEQVRYTIERDGIIDTFEKLGTKVFTNACGPCIGQWDRAGADKKEKNTIVHSFNRNFAKRADGNPNTHAFVTSPEMVAALAIAGDLGFNPITDTLTNDRGEQVKLDPPKGEELPSKGFDVEDAGYKEPAVDGTGIEVAVSPDSKRLQLLEPFAPWDGKNITGAKLLIKAQGKCTTDHISMAGPWLRFRGHLDNIANNTLTGAVNAFNGETDSVKSQLDGAYGAVPDVQRAYKAAGIPTIVVGDQNYGEGSSREHAAMQPRHLGVIAVLVKSFARIHETNLKKQGMLGLTFANEADYDKIQEDDTFDFIDLTSFAPGKPLTLVAKHADGSEDTIMANHTYNAGQIEWFKAGSALNLIKKQNNA; encoded by the coding sequence ATGGCATTTGATCTCGATATGATAAAAAAGGTCTATTCTCAAATGGGGGATAGAATCAACAAGGCGAAGGAATTGACTGGTAAACCATTGACTCTTTCGGAGAAAATCCTCTATTCGCACCTCTATGATGGAGGTCCGACGGAGACGTATACGAGGGGGGAATCTTATGTGGATTTTGCGCCAGATAGAATCGCCTGTCAGGATGCGACCGCTCAGATGGCGTTGTTGCAGTTTATGCAGGCAGGAAAGCTCAAAGTAGCTGTGCCCACGACGGTACACTGTGATCACCTGATCCAAGCTAAAATTGGTGCAGCTGCAGATTTACAAAACGCAATCAATACCTCTAACGAGGTATTCAATTTCCTTGATTCGGTATCGAGCAAGTATGGCATAGGTTTTTGGAAGCCAGGAGCAGGTATCATCCACCAAGTGGTACTGGAAAACTATGCGTTCCCTGGAGGACTGATGATCGGTACGGACTCGCACACTGTCAATGCAGGCGGACTAGGAATGGTCGCAGTAGGCGTAGGAGGAGCAGATGCTGTGGATGTCATGGCAGGCATGGCTTGGGAATTGAAATTTCCGAAGCTCATTGGCGTCAAGCTGACGGGGAAAATGAATGGTTGGACTTCTGCTAAGGACGTCATACTCAAAGTAGCTGGTATCCTTACTGTAAAAGGGGGTACGGGTGCTATCGTTGAGTACTTTGGCGAAGGAGCGAAAAACTTGTCATGTACAGGGAAAGGGACTATTTGTAACATGGGGGCAGAAATCGGTGCTACGACTTCCACCTTCGGTTACGACGATTCGATGGAGCGCTATCTGAGAGCAACGGGTCGTGCAGAAGTTGCTGACTTGGCCAATGGAATCAAGGAGCATTTGACTGGTGATGCAGAAGTATATGCCAACCCCGAAAAATATTTTGATCAAGTGATAGAAATTGATCTTGATACACTTTCTCCTCATGTCAATGGTCCGTTTACGCCGGATTTGGCGACACCTATCGCTGAGATGGCCGAAAAAGCCAAAGCCAACGATTGGCCTACGAAAGTAGAGTGGGGCTTGATTGGATCGTGTACCAACTCTTCGTACGAGGATATGTCTAGAGCTGCATCAATTGCCGAGCAAGCTGTCGCCAAAGGCCTCAAGCCTAAAGCGGAATTTGGAATCAACCCCGGATCGGAGCAGGTGAGATATACCATCGAAAGAGATGGAATCATTGATACTTTTGAGAAGTTGGGTACCAAGGTATTTACCAATGCCTGTGGCCCGTGTATCGGTCAGTGGGATCGTGCAGGTGCCGACAAAAAGGAAAAGAATACCATCGTGCATTCTTTCAACAGAAATTTTGCAAAGAGAGCAGACGGCAACCCCAATACCCATGCCTTTGTGACTTCACCTGAGATGGTGGCCGCTTTGGCGATCGCTGGAGATTTAGGGTTCAACCCCATCACAGATACTCTGACCAATGATCGGGGAGAACAGGTGAAATTGGACCCACCAAAGGGAGAGGAGTTGCCAAGCAAAGGGTTTGATGTAGAAGATGCAGGCTACAAAGAGCCGGCGGTAGATGGTACAGGTATCGAAGTGGCGGTAAGCCCCGATTCCAAGAGACTACAATTATTGGAGCCATTTGCCCCTTGGGATGGCAAGAACATCACAGGAGCGAAGTTGCTCATCAAAGCACAAGGCAAATGTACGACAGATCATATCTCGATGGCCGGCCCGTGGCTGAGATTCAGAGGTCATTTGGACAATATCGCCAACAATACACTCACAGGTGCTGTCAACGCATTCAACGGTGAGACAGACAGTGTCAAGAGCCAATTGGATGGAGCATACGGAGCAGTGCCTGATGTGCAGAGAGCGTACAAAGCAGCGGGTATCCCGACGATTGTGGTAGGAGATCAAAACTATGGTGAGGGTTCGTCGAGAGAACATGCGGCCATGCAGCCGAGACATTTGGGAGTGATCGCGGTGTTGGTGAAATCGTTTGCCAGAATCCACGAAACAAATCTCAAAAAACAAGGTATGTTGGGACTGACGTTTGCCAATGAAGCGGATTATGACAAAATCCAAGAGGACGATACGTTTGATTTTATCGATTTGACCTCTTTTGCACCAGGCAAACCGCTGACTCTCGTAGCGAAGCATGCTGATGGATCGGAAGACACCATCATGGCTAATCATACTTACAATGCAGGACAAATCGAATGGTTCAAAGCGGGTTCTGCCTTGAACTTGATCAAGAAGCAAAACAACGCATAG
- a CDS encoding HIT family protein: protein MASIFTKIINREIPAHIIAETDDFIAFLDINPLVEGHCLAVPKEEIDYIFDLPDETMLGLHRFAKKVARGIEQVIPCERIGVTVIGLEVPHAHVHLIPIQVMDDMNFSRPKLCPGSQDLAQTAIKIKEAISL, encoded by the coding sequence ATGGCAAGTATATTTACGAAAATCATCAACCGAGAAATCCCAGCACACATTATTGCTGAGACGGATGATTTTATTGCATTTTTGGACATCAATCCTCTCGTAGAGGGGCATTGTCTCGCTGTACCAAAAGAGGAAATTGATTACATTTTTGACTTGCCTGATGAGACCATGTTGGGTTTGCATCGCTTTGCGAAAAAGGTAGCTAGGGGAATCGAGCAAGTGATCCCCTGCGAGCGAATCGGAGTGACTGTGATTGGCTTGGAAGTGCCACATGCACATGTGCACCTGATTCCTATACAAGTGATGGACGATATGAATTTCTCTCGTCCGAAGTTGTGCCCTGGATCGCAAGACTTGGCTCAAACGGCTATTAAAATCAAGGAAGCCATTTCGCTCTAA